ATCGGGGGCTATTGCTACGGAACGAACATCGTCTGAATGCCCCTGAATGGTACGCAGCTTGCCCCTGTGTATATCCCGTACTTTGATAGTCTTGTCGCTACTGCCACTGATAATAGTTTTACCATCGGGGGCTATTGCTACGGAACGAACATCGTCTGAATGCCCAGCTAGCGTGCACAAACACTCGCCCGTCACGATATTCCACACTTTGATAGTCTTGTCGTAACTACCACTGACAATAGTTTTACCATCGAGGGCTATTGCTACAGAAACAACATACGATGAATGCCCAGCTAGCGTGCGCAAAGACTCGCCCGTCACGAGATCCCACACTTTGATGGTGTAATCCGCACTGCCACTGACAATAGTTTTACCATCGGGGGCTATTGCTACGGAATAAACAGAGAGTGAATGCCCCGCTAGCGTGCGCAAAGACTCGCCCGTCACGAGATCCCACACTTTGATGGTGCTGTCGTAACTGCAACTGACAATAGTTTTACCATCGGGGGCTATTACTACGGAATAAATATCGGATGAATGGCCATGTAGCGTGTGCAAAGACTCGCCCGTCACGAGATCCCGCACTTTGATGGTGCGGTCTAAACTACCGCTGACAATAGTTTTACCATCGGGGGCTATTGCTACGCAATAAATATCGGATGAATGCCCCTTGAAGGTGCGGAGACACTCAAAAAATTGATAAGGATTGAATTTTTCTAAGGCAATGGAGACTTTAGTTTCTGTCTTCGTCAACAGTAGCGAGTATGCTGCCCACTTTACCCCCCCTGATTCATCCTGCAAGGCTTGAATCACCAAATCTAAGCCTGATTCGCCATAATTGAGAGCATCGTTTAGTGCGAGAATTCTTTGTGATTCCACTGTACTGGCAAAGCGTCTCTTCACACCTTCTAACCCGCCTAAGACGACAGCATTACTTGGAGGCTGAGAATCGCCTCCCAATACAGCATCGTATTCTTTTGGTTGATTGGGATTTTCTGGCATTGTGGTTTTATGGTTGCGTTGTTGGAATATGGCTAATTTTTCGAGTATGCGCGATCGCGTTGCATATCCCACTCAAGCATGGCTTATCGATCGCTTATTCCCCAAGGTGCGTAGGCTAATTACAACGAGCGATCGCATCCCCGCAACACTCACCCAAATTATCCTCGCGAGGTTATACTTCAGACTTCCCTTAGCGCATTCCCCACACTTTCATAGTATTGTCCCCACCGCCACTAACAATAGTCCTTCCATCAGGGGTTATTGCTACGGAAATAACAGTGATTGAATGCCCGCTGAAAGTGCCCTTGCACTCGCCCGTCAGAATATCCCACACTTTGATAGTCTTATCCGAACTGCTACTAACAATAGTCTTACCATCGGGGGCTATTGCTACGCAAAGAACAAAGTTTGAATGCCCCTTTAGCGTGCGTAGGCACTCGCCTGTCATGATATCCCACACTTTGATAGTATTGTCGTAACTGGCACTGACAATAGTTTTACCATCTGGGGCTATTGCTACGGACTTAACAGCGCCTAAATCAGTCTCTAGCGTGCGCTCCTGGGCTATTGCTAGTGAATCAACACGGTCTGAATGCCCGCTGAAAGTGGCCAAAGACTCGCCCGTGAGAATATCCCACACTTTGATAGTCTTGTCGTAACTGCCACTGACAATAGTTTTACCATCTGGTGCTATTGCTAGGGAATCAACACGGTCTGAATGCCCGCTGAAAGTGGCCAAAGACTCGCCCGTCGAGATATCCCACACTTTGATGGTGTTGTCGCTGCTGCCACTAACAATAGTTTTACCATCCGGGGTTATTGCTACGGAATCAACAGAGCCTGAATGCCCCTGTAGCGTGTGGAGGCAGTCACCCGTCACGCGCTCCCACACTTTGATCGTGTGGTCGCAACTGCCACTGACAATAGTTTTACAATCCGGGGTTATTGCTACGGAAGTAACATAGGATCTATGCCCAAATAGCGTGCGCAGGCACCAATTCCTCTCGACATACCAAACTCTGATAGTCATGTCGCCGCTGCCACTGACAATAATTTTACCAGTCGGGGCTATTGCTACGGAACTAATAAAGTTTGAATGCTCTTTTAAGGTGCGGAGACACTCAAAAAATTGATAATGATTGAATTTTTCTAAGGCGGTGTAGGCTTTCGTTTCTGTCTTTGTCAGCAATAGCGAGTATGCTGCCCGCTTTACCCCCGTTGATTCATCCTGCAAGGCTTGAATCACAAAATCTAACCCTGATTCACCATAATTGAAGGCATCGTTTAGTGCGAGAATTCTTTGCGATTCAACTGTACTAGCAAAGCGTCTCTTCACACCTTCTAACCCGCCTAAGACAACAGCATAAGTGGGAGGCTGGGAATCGCCCCCCAATACAGCATCATCATCTCTCGGTTGATTGGGATTTTCTGGCATTGCACCTTTGCTCCTAACCTACAGTTAAGCGTTTTGAGTCTGGCGATCGCGATCGCATATATCCCTGGCTGCGCGGCTTATTGCACCCTTCTTCCCCAACGTGCGGACGGCGAATCTGGCGATCGTTGCAAGGATGCGATGATCGCCCTAATCATTCTCGCGAGTGAATACTTCAAACTTCGCGATGCCTATTCCCCACACCTCACTGCTACTGACAATAGTTTTCCCATCCGGCGCTATTGCTAGGGAACGAGCCCTGTGTGGATGCCCCTCGAAGCTGCGAAGGCACTCGCCTGTCAGAATATTCCACACTTTGATAATGTTGCCCTCACTGCTACTGACAATAGTTTTACCATCCGAGGCTATTGCTACGGAATAAACAGCGGATGAATACCCATGTAGCGTGCGCAAACACTCGCCCGTCAGAATATCCCACACTTTGATGGTGTTGTCTAAACTACCGCTGACAATAGTTTTACCATCCGGCGTTATTGCTACGGAACTAACAGAGTATGAATGCCCCTGTAGCGTGCGCAAAGACTCGCCCGTCACCAGATCCCAAAGTTTGATGGTCTTATCCGCACTGCCACTAACAATAGTTTTACCATCCGGGCATATTGCTACGGAAGTTAAATGCCCCTGTAGCGTGCGCAAAGACTCACCCGTCACCAGATCCCAAAGTTTGATGCTCCTATCCCCCCCACCGCAACTAACAAGAGTTTTACCATCCGGGGATATTGCTAGGGATTCAACAATGCTTGAATGCCCCTCTAGCGTGTGCAAAGACTCGCCCGTTACGAGATCCCACACTTTGATAATTTTGTACTCACAGCCACTAACAAGAGTTTTACCATCCGAGGCTATTGCTAGGGAATAAATAGGGGATGAATGCCCATGTAGCGTGCGTAAATACTCGCCCGTCACGAGATCCCACACTTTAATAGTCTTGTCCGAACCGCCTGTGACAATAGTTTTACCATCTGGAGATATTGCTACGCAAAAAACTCCGCCTGAATGCCCCTGTAGCGTGCGCAGATACTCGCCTGTCGAGATATCCCACACTTTGATAGTATTATCCCTTTTGATAGTATTGTCTTCAGTGCCACTAACAATAGTTTTCCCATCCGGCGCTATTGCTATGGATTTAACATTGTATGAATGCGCCTGTAGCGTGCGCTTGCATTTGCCTGTGGAGATATCCCACACTTTGATGGTCTTGTCTTGACTGCCACTGACAATAGTTTTCCCATCCGGAGCTATTGCTATGGAATTAACATAGTATGAATGCCCAGCTAGGGTGCGCAAACACTTGCCCGTCACGAAATCCCACACTTTGATGGTGTTGTCGTAGCTGCCACTGACAATAGTTTTCCCATCCGGAGCTATTGCTACGGAATAAACATAGCTTGAATGCCCCTCTAGCGTGCGCAAACACTCGCCCGTCACGAAATCCCACACTTTGATGGTGTTGTCGTAACTGCCACTGACAATAGTTTTCCCATCCGGGGCTATTGCTACGGAATGAACATCGTCTGAATGCCCCTCTAGCGTGCGCAAACACTCGCCCGTCACGAAATCCCACACTTTGATGGTGTTGTCCCGACTGCCACTGACAATAGTTTTCCCATCCGGGGCTATTGCTACGGAATTAACAATGCCTGTATAGTGCCCCTTTAGGGTGCGCAAACACTCGCCCGTCACGAAATCCCACACTTTGATGGTGTTGTCATTACTGCCACTGACAATAGTTTTCCCATCCGGGGCTATTGCTACGGAATTAACAATGCCTGAATGCGCCTCGAAGGTGCGGAGACACTCAAAAAATTGATAAGGATTGTATTTTTCTAAAGCAGTTTTGGCTTTCGTTTCTGTCTTCGTCAGCAGTAGCGAATATGCTGCGTGCTTTACCTCCCCCGATTTATCGTGCAAGGCTTGAATTACCAAATCTAAGCCTGATTCGCCATAATTGAGGGCATCTTGTAGCGCGAGAATCCTTTGCGCTTCTACTGTACTAGCCAAGCGTCTCTTCACACCTTCTAACCCGCCTAAGACAACAGCATTAATTGGAGGCTGGGAATCGCCTCCCAATACAGCATCGTCATCTCTCGGTTGATTGGGATTTTGTGGCATTGCACTTTTACTCTTGATAAGGTCTGAATATTGCTAATTCGCCAGGGATATGGGATCGCGATCGCCATTCCGCTGGCTGCGCGGCTTCTTGCACCCTTATTCCCCAACTTGCGTAGGCGAAGCCCGCCGAAGGCATCGCGTTTCTATAATAACTCCAGTTTATTACTGTAGTTTAGCGATCGCTTCCCTCTGCACCAACACGTTTTCAGTTAATAAATCCCTCACTGTCGCCAACAATATCCGCTGTTCGTTTACCTCAAACTCAACAGCAATCCTATCTATTCCAGTTTGTCCCGGCGGATTGAGATGCGCTACACAAACTTGCTCGTGGTGACTTTCCAAAGATCTAAATTCTGTATGTTGATTTAGGTGCGTACTCGTCATCCTCCCTTGAGCATCAAATGTCACTTCCGCACTAGACATATCTGCGACTTCCCCAATATCTAACCTAATCTCTTTCTGTCCTTCTGTTGCTGCTTGTAGAGTCAATTGTTCCTCGCGTTTGCAAGGATATTTTATTCCCTTGTCAAATAAAGGGAAATAAGAATAACTTCTGGCATAAGGTTCCCACAGACGGATAGCATAGCCGTGACGCAGATAATCGTCCACTATACCCAACTGAGTTAACGCTAATGCACCGTGCGCGATCGCTTCAAATGGCTTGCCTAATTTAACTTTCTGCTTGCCAAAATAAGAAATCATTAACTGCTGCACTGCTGGAATCTGGCCAGTCCCTCCCACCAGCGCCACCAGTTCAATTTCTGTTTTGCTAATACCTTTGTTATAAGCAATTGCTAGCACTTCATCCAAAGCTTGTCGTACTTGTTCTAACAACTGTCTATTTTCTAAAATCTCCTCTAAACCATCGCGATTTAGTTGCAATTCGTGCGAAATAAAATTTTCATCATCAAACCAACTTTCCTTCGCTTCTGGCGCTGTCGAAAGTTTGATTTTCATAACTTCCGCTAGTTCCAATAAATTCTGCCAGCCGATTTCTTTTACCTCTTCCCGCGAAGAACCAATTTTTTGCAAATAATCTTCTACAATCCAGGTATCAATATCGACACCGCCCACATAAGCATCTGACTTCGCCAGCACTTCTGCACGCAACACTTTCTGTCCGCCGCTAGCAGCAACCGTGCGAACAATACTCAGATCCAAAGTACCGCCGCCAAAGTCTACAACCAAGACAACAGAACCGGGGCGTTTGACAGCGTAACCCAACGCGGCGGCGGTAGATTCATCTACTACCTGTACATCATCAACACCTAATTTCTCAGCAAGCTCGCGAAACCAATCAAGATAACGTTCAAATGCTCCGACTGGAACGGTAAAAATAACGCTGCTGGGTTCTATTCGTTGTTCGGATAACTGTTGCCAAATTTCTTTAATAAACAGTTCTGAAACTAATTCAGCGCTGTAACTATTGCCATCAAAAAAGCGGGCTGGCGGTTGATAATCTGCGGCTAAATCGCGCTTAAAAGCTTTGAACAAACGTTCTGGCTGGGCAAAACCAAGACGCTGCGATCGCACTTGTTCTCCAAATGCTAATCTATTCTCCCCTTGCACAAATACAAGAGTTGGTACGACGCTTACTTTACCCCCAACTGTCTCATAAGTCCGCGATATTTGGTTAAATTTCAGCGTGCGCGGGTTTTGCGTCACGGGATCTAAATCAGCAACAATTGTGTTGCTAGTACCGAAATCAATAGCGATTACTGTCATAAATATTTGTTAGTTGTTAGTAGTTAGTAGGACGGGCATTGCCCACCAATTGCCTTGATGGCGTGCATTACCCTTGATAAACACTCAAAACTCCGATTTATCGCGTCTCTACAAAAGTCAAAACTATTTCCCGCCTCCAGGTAATGTGCGACTGACTTTGGCTGGAATGAGAATTCGCTCTCCTTCTTTATATCCAATAAAACGCACATAAACTAATTCTCCTGGGGCAATATCGCCAGCATCAGGCTGATGCAACTGCGGGTTATATTCGACTTGTTTCCAAGCTTCTCCAATTGTTTCATAACCCCAACTTGATATCAGGTTGTCCAGGGGTGTAAATAATGAAAGCAAATTTTTAGCAGGCAATTCTGGCTTAACTTGCACCATTTCTCGGATGCTGGGATAGTTTGTCAGTAATGTTTGCAAAGTTTGGAATGTTGAATTTATTACCTCAGCCGTTAGTTGAGTTTTCTGTTGTTCTAACTCATCGCGCAGCCGCAGGCATTCCAGACGCAATGATTCTATTTCTTGCCTTGAAGGTGGAGGTACTACACCTAAGTTTTGCAACAATTCTGCCGCATTCCAATTTAAAGCAAAAGCCAGTTTGTTTAGCTGGTTTAGCCTCAATTCTGCTATGTTACCCCGGCGCACTTGACGCAAGCGCAAGCTAGTTAAACCAGCTTTTTCCTGCAAACGAGTGAAGCTGGCAATGCCGAGAGACGCCATGCGATCGCGCAGCATTTCATCATATTTTAGGAACTTTGTTTCTCTGGAAGTTCCACCACGAAAATAAACCATTACAAAAAATATGCCTCCTACAAATAGGAGGCTGCTGATTGTCGGCAGTTGCGTACTCAGGCTATCAAACATAAAATAATTATTCGTCATTTGTCATTGGTCATTGGTCATTTGTCTCATGTCATTGGTCTGACAATGTTGGAACTTTGGAACCTTAAACTTGGTTTATTTAAAACTTTCTTTCGTTCCAACGTTCCAACCCTGCTAGAAACAAATGACTCAGGACTAAAGACTACTAGCTCTGGTTCACAGATTGCGTACCTGTTATTGTTTGATTTTCGTCCCCTTGGTAATATTCAGGCAACAGATCTTGCGATTCGACTTTGCCCAGCGCTTGCTCAATTCCTGAAGTGGTCGAAGTGCAACTCTCTCCAGTGCCGTTCAGCACCGCCTCAGTGATCTTGCCATCTTTGCCGATGCGATACTCAATCTTCTGATATTGCGCCATAACAATTCCTCTGGTGATTATTCTGGGTGTCTCCGATATTATCGGCTTCGCGGTTTTTAGCTCGCTATTAGCAGTTTAACTTTCCTAATCTAGGATGTCTCGCCAACCAAGGCTTTTGGTTAATCTCACCCCCAACGCCTCCCCTTGCGATGCCGTGAAGGGGGCGGCGGGGTTAGGTTTAAGCTTATAAACAATCAACAATCCACCCTATGACATGCGATCGCATCCGGCTGGGTATCACTTGATCGACTCCAAAGGTACATCGAGGAGGGGAAATTTTTCCCATCCCGGCGCATCAAAGTGCCACCATTCGCTTTTTAGAGGTATAAAGCCGCGATTTTTCATTGCATCTTCAAGTAGCTGGCGATTTTGAAGAGCTTTGGGACTCGCACCCTGGTAGTCTCGATGTGCGCGATCGCTAAAATCATCAAACTCCGTTGGCATTTCCAATTCATTCCCCGCGCTGTCAACAAGTGTCAAATCCACAGCAGCGCCGCGATTGTGTCTTGAACCATTAGCAGGATTAGCTACATAGTTAGAATCAGGCATAATTGCCCACATCTGCTTCTGTACCGATAACGGTCGGTAGCAATCATAAACTTTTAAACCCAGTCCTTTTTTTTGCAAATCTGCTTGCACTCGTAACAGTTGTTTGGCAACTGAAGCACGCAGCAAGCATCTTTCTACTGGGTATACTTTTTTTTTCAGAAAATTGTTGGTTGTTGCGTAGCGAATATCCAGACGAATCTTGCGATTGACAGAGGTAATGTCTACCAGATTAACCTTATCGGGAGATGTCACTATGGTTTCCTGTGCGAAACTAGCCGATATTGAATTCAAAAAAATCAGCGTAAAAAATAATAGCGTAATTTTGGGAAACCATTGACCAAAGCGATGCATCTTGTCACCTAAATGTATGGGGATATTTGATATTACAACGAGGGCAGTTAATTAGTGTTGGTAATTTTAAAGGAAGCCAGGATAAGGATGATTTACCTTCCTGCAATAGTTCGACACAAGATTTTTAAGGCGGCATTTATTATAGAGTTATTAGCTTCAAACTTTCTAGGCGATCGCTCTTCATTAAATGAGACATAAGTTATAGTAACAACCAATAACTTATTAAATATTATTGCGGCCAATCACCCTCTAAATACCGCTTAACAAGACCTGCGTGTGAGAGAGGGCTAGACAAATCATCCAAATCGCAATTAGTCTGATAGTCCAACAAAACCACTGTATTCTCCGCAACCTGACGCTTCAATTCATCAAGTAAGTCTTGAACGCGGTTATCCAGCACCCAGCGATAAGATGGTAGATAGATAAGACGACGCGCTTGTGCATAAGACAATAGTTCATTGCCTGTCAACCCAGCCCGGTGGCCCAGCACCTTTCCGTAAGTCTGAGACGTGCGCTTAATGCCTTTCATGCTGGTTATCGTCAGTTTGGACTTGTCTACGTCCGCAGACTCGAACACCTTCAATCCCTGCCAGATACCTTCCACTGTCATGCTGAACTGTCCAGGCGAAAAGGGAACCGGGATATCACCATGAGGATAAAAAGGACTGAAACGCAACCAAGGCGGCTGGCCGCGAGAGGTAAGGTCGAGTATCACAGTGTCTTCGCCATAGCGTTTTTGCAAACTCTCACGAGACTTACTCCGACTTGCGACTATAAGTGACATCTTTTAACCTTGCTTTAGTCATCTTCTCAGACTAGCTGATATACCACTTAAGTATGATGACAAACTGGATAAATTCTCTTAATTACATTGACGGTTGCTGGCTACCAGCCAAATCTGGAGACGAACTGGAAAGCCGCAATCCTGCCGACACGCGAAAACTTGTCGCCACTTTCCCTCGTTCCGCGCCTGCTGATGTCGATGCAGCCGTTGAAGCCGCCCGCCGTGCCTACCGCACCTGGCGTCTCGTTCCAGCGCCAGCTCGTGCGGAATTCATCTATCGAGTTGGCGAACTGTTACTCCAGTATAAAGAAGAACTCGCCCAGCTAATGAGCCAGGAGATGGGCAAACCCATAGCGGAAGCCCGTGGAGATGTGCAAGAAGGAGTTGATTGCGCTTTCTATTATGCAGGAGAAGGTCGCAGATTGTTTGGGCAAACAACTACCTCCGAGATGCCCAACAAATTTGCCATGAGCGTGCGGATGCCGATAGGTGTTTGCGCTTTAATTACTCCTTGGAATTTTCCTGTTGCTATCCCTTGTTGGAAGGCTTTACCTGCTTTAGTCTGCGGTAATACTATTATTCTTAAACCCGCCGAAGATACGCCTGCCTGTGCAACTTTCCTTATTGAAATTTTTGATAAGGCAGGGTTGCCCCCAGGAGTTGTTAACTTAATACATGGTGTTGGTGCAGAAGTTGGTAAAGCCTTAGTAGAACATCGCGGCATCGATTTAGTATCTTTTACAGGTTCTTCGCAAGTTGGTGCAGAAGTTGGGGCTATTTGCGGACAAACTCACAAACGAGTTTGTCTGGAGTTGGGCGGGAAAAATGCCCAGATTGTGATGGAAGATGCTGATTTAGAATTAGCTTTAGAAGGTGCTATCTGGGGAGCATTTGGCACAACTGGTCAGCGTTGCACGGCGACGAGCCGCTTAATTTTGCATCGCGATATTAAAGATAAATTTACGGCGATGTTGCTAGAGCGTACCAGTAAATTGCGTCTTGGTGCTGGGATTGAACTCGATACTGATATTGGCCCTTTGGTGAACTCAAATCAACTCAAGCGCGTTAGTAATTATCTGGAAATTGCTCGCAGCGAGGGTGCGGAGGTGTTAATCGGTGGGGAAGTAGCGAAGGATGGGGAATTGCAACACGGTTACTTTTTTAAACCGACTATTTTAAATAATGTTAGCCCGCAGATGCGCGTGGCGAGGGAGGAGATTTTTGGCCCTGTTGTAGCGTTGATAGAGGTAGGAGAATTTGAGGAAGCGATCGCTATCCTTAACGATACTCCCTATGGCCTTTCTTCGTCAGTCTATACCCGCGATATCAACCGCGCTTTTATCGCCATGCGCGACATCGAAGCGGGGATTACTTATATAAATGGCCCCACTATTGGCGCAGAAGTTCATTTACCATTTGGAGGTGTTAAACAGACTGGTAACGGACACCGCGAAGCTGGTAGCGCGGCTTTGGATGTATTTACTGAATGGAAGAGTGTTTATGTGGATTTCTCCGGTCGTTTGCAACGCGCCCAGATTGATAACCACTGAAGAATTTTAGATTTTTGATTTTAGATTTTGGATTGGGCGGGTGTTGATAATTAGGTAGAGTTGCTATTAAACGTAGATCGCTAAAACCGTACAATCTTGACAACAAGATAAGGGTGGTCAATGTCGGTCTAAAAATATTGTTTAGTTTATCTACTACTTATCACCCCTACAAGATTAAACTAATATCTAGAACGTGAGAATAAACAATGTCACAACTAGAAAGACTGATTCAAATGGCAGAGGACGAGTTAA
This portion of the Microcoleus sp. FACHB-831 genome encodes:
- a CDS encoding WD40 repeat domain-containing protein; protein product: MGYATRSRILEKLAIFQQRNHKTTMPENPNQPKEYDAVLGGDSQPPSNAVVLGGLEGVKRRFASTVESQRILALNDALNYGESGLDLVIQALQDESGGVKWAAYSLLLTKTETKVSIALEKFNPYQFFECLRTFKGHSSDIYCVAIAPDGKTIVSGSLDRTIKVRDLVTGESLHTLHGHSSDIYSVVIAPDGKTIVSCSYDSTIKVWDLVTGESLRTLAGHSLSVYSVAIAPDGKTIVSGSADYTIKVWDLVTGESLRTLAGHSSYVVSVAIALDGKTIVSGSYDKTIKVWNIVTGECLCTLAGHSDDVRSVAIAPDGKTIISGSSDKTIKVRDIHRGKLRTIQGHSDDVRSVAIAPDSKTIVSGSRDNTIKVWDIVTGECKCTLQGHSGAVHSVAITPDGKTIVSGSWDTAIKVWGIR
- a CDS encoding WD40 repeat domain-containing protein — its product is MPENPNQPRDDDAVLGGDSQPPTYAVVLGGLEGVKRRFASTVESQRILALNDAFNYGESGLDFVIQALQDESTGVKRAAYSLLLTKTETKAYTALEKFNHYQFFECLRTLKEHSNFISSVAIAPTGKIIVSGSGDMTIRVWYVERNWCLRTLFGHRSYVTSVAITPDCKTIVSGSCDHTIKVWERVTGDCLHTLQGHSGSVDSVAITPDGKTIVSGSSDNTIKVWDISTGESLATFSGHSDRVDSLAIAPDGKTIVSGSYDKTIKVWDILTGESLATFSGHSDRVDSLAIAQERTLETDLGAVKSVAIAPDGKTIVSASYDNTIKVWDIMTGECLRTLKGHSNFVLCVAIAPDGKTIVSSSSDKTIKVWDILTGECKGTFSGHSITVISVAITPDGRTIVSGGGDNTMKVWGMR
- a CDS encoding WD40 repeat domain-containing protein codes for the protein MPQNPNQPRDDDAVLGGDSQPPINAVVLGGLEGVKRRLASTVEAQRILALQDALNYGESGLDLVIQALHDKSGEVKHAAYSLLLTKTETKAKTALEKYNPYQFFECLRTFEAHSGIVNSVAIAPDGKTIVSGSNDNTIKVWDFVTGECLRTLKGHYTGIVNSVAIAPDGKTIVSGSRDNTIKVWDFVTGECLRTLEGHSDDVHSVAIAPDGKTIVSGSYDNTIKVWDFVTGECLRTLEGHSSYVYSVAIAPDGKTIVSGSYDNTIKVWDFVTGKCLRTLAGHSYYVNSIAIAPDGKTIVSGSQDKTIKVWDISTGKCKRTLQAHSYNVKSIAIAPDGKTIVSGTEDNTIKRDNTIKVWDISTGEYLRTLQGHSGGVFCVAISPDGKTIVTGGSDKTIKVWDLVTGEYLRTLHGHSSPIYSLAIASDGKTLVSGCEYKIIKVWDLVTGESLHTLEGHSSIVESLAISPDGKTLVSCGGGDRSIKLWDLVTGESLRTLQGHLTSVAICPDGKTIVSGSADKTIKLWDLVTGESLRTLQGHSYSVSSVAITPDGKTIVSGSLDNTIKVWDILTGECLRTLHGYSSAVYSVAIASDGKTIVSSSEGNIIKVWNILTGECLRSFEGHPHRARSLAIAPDGKTIVSSSEVWGIGIAKFEVFTREND
- a CDS encoding Hsp70 family protein — encoded protein: MTVIAIDFGTSNTIVADLDPVTQNPRTLKFNQISRTYETVGGKVSVVPTLVFVQGENRLAFGEQVRSQRLGFAQPERLFKAFKRDLAADYQPPARFFDGNSYSAELVSELFIKEIWQQLSEQRIEPSSVIFTVPVGAFERYLDWFRELAEKLGVDDVQVVDESTAAALGYAVKRPGSVVLVVDFGGGTLDLSIVRTVAASGGQKVLRAEVLAKSDAYVGGVDIDTWIVEDYLQKIGSSREEVKEIGWQNLLELAEVMKIKLSTAPEAKESWFDDENFISHELQLNRDGLEEILENRQLLEQVRQALDEVLAIAYNKGISKTEIELVALVGGTGQIPAVQQLMISYFGKQKVKLGKPFEAIAHGALALTQLGIVDDYLRHGYAIRLWEPYARSYSYFPLFDKGIKYPCKREEQLTLQAATEGQKEIRLDIGEVADMSSAEVTFDAQGRMTSTHLNQHTEFRSLESHHEQVCVAHLNPPGQTGIDRIAVEFEVNEQRILLATVRDLLTENVLVQREAIAKLQ
- a CDS encoding helix-turn-helix domain-containing protein, with the translated sequence MTNNYFMFDSLSTQLPTISSLLFVGGIFFVMVYFRGGTSRETKFLKYDEMLRDRMASLGIASFTRLQEKAGLTSLRLRQVRRGNIAELRLNQLNKLAFALNWNAAELLQNLGVVPPPSRQEIESLRLECLRLRDELEQQKTQLTAEVINSTFQTLQTLLTNYPSIREMVQVKPELPAKNLLSLFTPLDNLISSWGYETIGEAWKQVEYNPQLHQPDAGDIAPGELVYVRFIGYKEGERILIPAKVSRTLPGGGK
- a CDS encoding DUF2997 domain-containing protein, coding for MAQYQKIEYRIGKDGKITEAVLNGTGESCTSTTSGIEQALGKVESQDLLPEYYQGDENQTITGTQSVNQS
- the ddpX gene encoding D-alanyl-D-alanine dipeptidase — translated: MTSPDKVNLVDITSVNRKIRLDIRYATTNNFLKKKVYPVERCLLRASVAKQLLRVQADLQKKGLGLKVYDCYRPLSVQKQMWAIMPDSNYVANPANGSRHNRGAAVDLTLVDSAGNELEMPTEFDDFSDRAHRDYQGASPKALQNRQLLEDAMKNRGFIPLKSEWWHFDAPGWEKFPLLDVPLESIK
- a CDS encoding DUF6939 family protein, which codes for MSLIVASRSKSRESLQKRYGEDTVILDLTSRGQPPWLRFSPFYPHGDIPVPFSPGQFSMTVEGIWQGLKVFESADVDKSKLTITSMKGIKRTSQTYGKVLGHRAGLTGNELLSYAQARRLIYLPSYRWVLDNRVQDLLDELKRQVAENTVVLLDYQTNCDLDDLSSPLSHAGLVKRYLEGDWPQ
- a CDS encoding aldehyde dehydrogenase family protein, encoding MMTNWINSLNYIDGCWLPAKSGDELESRNPADTRKLVATFPRSAPADVDAAVEAARRAYRTWRLVPAPARAEFIYRVGELLLQYKEELAQLMSQEMGKPIAEARGDVQEGVDCAFYYAGEGRRLFGQTTTSEMPNKFAMSVRMPIGVCALITPWNFPVAIPCWKALPALVCGNTIILKPAEDTPACATFLIEIFDKAGLPPGVVNLIHGVGAEVGKALVEHRGIDLVSFTGSSQVGAEVGAICGQTHKRVCLELGGKNAQIVMEDADLELALEGAIWGAFGTTGQRCTATSRLILHRDIKDKFTAMLLERTSKLRLGAGIELDTDIGPLVNSNQLKRVSNYLEIARSEGAEVLIGGEVAKDGELQHGYFFKPTILNNVSPQMRVAREEIFGPVVALIEVGEFEEAIAILNDTPYGLSSSVYTRDINRAFIAMRDIEAGITYINGPTIGAEVHLPFGGVKQTGNGHREAGSAALDVFTEWKSVYVDFSGRLQRAQIDNH